A genomic segment from Ptychodera flava strain L36383 chromosome 23 unlocalized genomic scaffold, AS_Pfla_20210202 Scaffold_23__1_contigs__length_28996876_pilon, whole genome shotgun sequence encodes:
- the LOC139123994 gene encoding putative zinc finger protein 286B isoform X3, whose translation MAGHIFMTSTSPRKVMIDSLFDQGEELMEKLGCQVFILVSEDGICSSYMGSEVFLKDFCSSGLKIKPCDVLRTRKNIQTQPNFWIAEDNGFGQQILYRSKQETDSTIQNNQSIKCEVTQWSNCSYDTVSVKTVQEEIQTDKCSASNDIYSAMAADLTNCRKVSDNKHTKQEFVSETNVETLDTHERRGSVSMETDANQESCDVETILDVNDKTFCITHDITVSPCHQNNEERKSENALDNGHGKGFEKVEIKTKEVNFATQEGAIHKPDMPNKRNVTSKQRTKTRKKKNFSNKEEHGQNTSVVVGRKRRVRRKIGSEGDVEHHRETVKKIFRESNDNAVYLCERCGLSCKSSKLLEVHKQRAACSERKCRFCGIKFPYREWQEHLLNHHVTELIVYGCHVCEKQFWQRTSFYDHVKGHEVDGNALSCDVCGATFGARSSLRRHKVKHRRTELHCDYCEYKTYCKYQLNIHMKRHSDSEAFNCKFCGKHLVTLGSLNNHIQRFHIQSKYQCTDCEKEFAFLDELNHHIARHHQDNIKHFICEKCGKGFQTKVMLTRHLRVHTVKALYSVRSVENSSATIPHLGCTHKFITKLFINHTSVNFARESS comes from the exons ATGGCAGGGCATATCTTTATGACTTCAACTTCGCCAAGGAAGGTTATGATAGACTCGCTTTTTGATCAG GGTGAAGAATTAATGGAAAAGCTTGGATGTCAGGTGTTTATCCTTGTCTCAGAAGATGGAATCTGTTCAAGTTACATGGGAAGTGAAGTCTTCCTGAAAGATTTCTGTTCCTCTGGACTGAAAATAAAACCATGTGATGTTCTCAGAACAAGGAAAAATATTCAGACACAACCAAACTTTTGGATTGCAGAAGACAATGGATTTGGTCAACAAATTTTATACAGAAGTAAACAAGAAACAGACAGtacaattcaaaataatcaaTCTATAAAGTGTGAGGTGACACAGTGGTCCAATTGCTCATACGATACAGTTTCGGTGAAAACTGTTCAGGAGGAAATTCAAACAGACAAATGCTCTGCAAGCAATGATATTTACAGTGCAATGGCAGCTGACTTGACAAATTGTAGGAAAGTATCTgacaacaaacacacaaaacagGAGTTTGTCTCAGAAACAAATGTTGAAACATTAGACACACATGAAAGGAGAGGTagtgtttccatggaaactgatGCCAATCAGGAGAGTTGTGACGTGGAAACCATATTAGATGTTAACGATAAAACTTTCTGTATTACACATGATATTACTGTGTCACCATGCCACCAGAATAATGAAGAAAGAAAGTCTGAGAATGCCTTGGACAATGGCCATGGAAAAGGCTTTGAAAAGGTTGAAATAAAGACAAAGGAAGTAAACTTTGCAACTCAAGAGGGTGCTATTCACAAACCAGACATGCCAAACAAGAGGAACGTGACATCAAAGCAAAGAACAAAGACcagaaagaagaagaattttagtAACAAGGAAGAACATGGGCAAAATACTAGTGTAGTTGTTGGGCGTAAACGTCGTGTCCGTCGGAAGATAGGTTCAGAGGGAGATGTTGAACATCACAGAGAAACTGTAAAGAAGATCTTCAGAGAATCCAATGATAATGCCGTATATTTATGTGAAAGATGTGGATTGTCATGTAAAAGTTCCAAATTGTTAGAGGTTCACAAACAGAGAGCAGCTTGCTCTGAAAGGAAATGTCGATTTTGTGGAATAAAGTTTCCATACAGAGAGTGGCAAGAACATTTGCTGAATCATCATGTGACAGAATTAATTGTCTATGGGTGCCATgtctgtgaaaaacagttctggcAACGGACAAGTTTTTATGATCAtgtaaaaggtcatgaagtggATGGAAATGCTCTCTCTTGCGATGTCTGTGGAGCAACATTTGGCGCTCGTAGCTCATTGCGACGTCATAAAGTGAAACACAGGCGTACAGAACTTCACTGCGACTACTGTGAATATAAGACTTATTGTAAATATCAACTAAACATTCACATGAAACGACATAGCGATAGTGAAGCGTTTAACTGTAAATTCTGTGGTAAGCATTTGGTCACTTTAGGTAGCCTAAACAACCACATCCAACGATTTCACATTCAGTCCAAATATCAGTGTACAGATTGTGAGAAGGAGTTTGCATTTCTGGATGAGTTGAACCATCACATAGCACGACACCATCAGGACAACATCAAACacttcatctgtgaaaagtgcGGTAAAGGTTTTCAAACTAAAGTCATGCTAACTCGTCACCTCCGTGTACACACAGTGAAAGCCCTGTACAGTGTGAGGTCTGTGGAAAACAGTTCAGCCACCATTCCACACTTAGGGTGCACTCACAAATTCATAACAAAGCTATTTATCAATCACACCAGTGTGAACTTTGCCCGAGAAAGTTCAtga
- the LOC139123994 gene encoding putative zinc finger protein 286B isoform X2 produces the protein MAGQIFTTTNLPRKVMIDPLFDQGEELMEKLGCQVFILVSEDGICSSYMGSEVFLKDFCSSGLKIKPCDVLRTRKNIQTQPNFWIAEDNGFGQQILYRSKQETDSTIQNNQSIKCEVTQWSNCSYDTVSVKTVQEEIQTDKCSASNDIYSAMAADLTNCRKVSDNKHTKQEFVSETNVETLDTHERRGSVSMETDANQESCDVETILDVNDKTFCITHDITVSPCHQNNEERKSENALDNGHGKGFEKVEIKTKEVNFATQEGAIHKPDMPNKRNVTSKQRTKTRKKKNFSNKEEHGQNTSVVVGRKRRVRRKIGSEGDVEHHRETVKKIFRESNDNAVYLCERCGLSCKSSKLLEVHKQRAACSERKCRFCGIKFPYREWQEHLLNHHVTELIVYGCHVCEKQFWQRTSFYDHVKGHEVDGNALSCDVCGATFGARSSLRRHKVKHRRTELHCDYCEYKTYCKYQLNIHMKRHSDSEAFNCKFCGKHLVTLGSLNNHIQRFHIQSKYQCTDCEKEFAFLDELNHHIARHHQDNIKHFICEKCGKGFQTKVMLTRHLRVHTVKALYSVRSVENSSATIPHLGCTHKFITKLFINHTSVNFARESS, from the exons ATGGCAGgacaaatatttacaactaCAAATTTACCAAGGAAGGTTATGATAGACCCGCTCTTTGATCAG GGTGAAGAATTAATGGAAAAGCTTGGATGTCAGGTGTTTATCCTTGTCTCAGAAGATGGAATCTGTTCAAGTTACATGGGAAGTGAAGTCTTCCTGAAAGATTTCTGTTCCTCTGGACTGAAAATAAAACCATGTGATGTTCTCAGAACAAGGAAAAATATTCAGACACAACCAAACTTTTGGATTGCAGAAGACAATGGATTTGGTCAACAAATTTTATACAGAAGTAAACAAGAAACAGACAGtacaattcaaaataatcaaTCTATAAAGTGTGAGGTGACACAGTGGTCCAATTGCTCATACGATACAGTTTCGGTGAAAACTGTTCAGGAGGAAATTCAAACAGACAAATGCTCTGCAAGCAATGATATTTACAGTGCAATGGCAGCTGACTTGACAAATTGTAGGAAAGTATCTgacaacaaacacacaaaacagGAGTTTGTCTCAGAAACAAATGTTGAAACATTAGACACACATGAAAGGAGAGGTagtgtttccatggaaactgatGCCAATCAGGAGAGTTGTGACGTGGAAACCATATTAGATGTTAACGATAAAACTTTCTGTATTACACATGATATTACTGTGTCACCATGCCACCAGAATAATGAAGAAAGAAAGTCTGAGAATGCCTTGGACAATGGCCATGGAAAAGGCTTTGAAAAGGTTGAAATAAAGACAAAGGAAGTAAACTTTGCAACTCAAGAGGGTGCTATTCACAAACCAGACATGCCAAACAAGAGGAACGTGACATCAAAGCAAAGAACAAAGACcagaaagaagaagaattttagtAACAAGGAAGAACATGGGCAAAATACTAGTGTAGTTGTTGGGCGTAAACGTCGTGTCCGTCGGAAGATAGGTTCAGAGGGAGATGTTGAACATCACAGAGAAACTGTAAAGAAGATCTTCAGAGAATCCAATGATAATGCCGTATATTTATGTGAAAGATGTGGATTGTCATGTAAAAGTTCCAAATTGTTAGAGGTTCACAAACAGAGAGCAGCTTGCTCTGAAAGGAAATGTCGATTTTGTGGAATAAAGTTTCCATACAGAGAGTGGCAAGAACATTTGCTGAATCATCATGTGACAGAATTAATTGTCTATGGGTGCCATgtctgtgaaaaacagttctggcAACGGACAAGTTTTTATGATCAtgtaaaaggtcatgaagtggATGGAAATGCTCTCTCTTGCGATGTCTGTGGAGCAACATTTGGCGCTCGTAGCTCATTGCGACGTCATAAAGTGAAACACAGGCGTACAGAACTTCACTGCGACTACTGTGAATATAAGACTTATTGTAAATATCAACTAAACATTCACATGAAACGACATAGCGATAGTGAAGCGTTTAACTGTAAATTCTGTGGTAAGCATTTGGTCACTTTAGGTAGCCTAAACAACCACATCCAACGATTTCACATTCAGTCCAAATATCAGTGTACAGATTGTGAGAAGGAGTTTGCATTTCTGGATGAGTTGAACCATCACATAGCACGACACCATCAGGACAACATCAAACacttcatctgtgaaaagtgcGGTAAAGGTTTTCAAACTAAAGTCATGCTAACTCGTCACCTCCGTGTACACACAGTGAAAGCCCTGTACAGTGTGAGGTCTGTGGAAAACAGTTCAGCCACCATTCCACACTTAGGGTGCACTCACAAATTCATAACAAAGCTATTTATCAATCACACCAGTGTGAACTTTGCCCGAGAAAGTTCAtga
- the LOC139123994 gene encoding zinc finger protein 25-like isoform X1, giving the protein MAGHIFMTSTSPRKVMIDSLFDQGEELMEKLGCQLFILVSEDGICSSFMGSEVFLKEFCSSGLKIKPWDVLRIRKNIQTQPNLWIAEDNGCSQQILHRNKQQETDSNIHNNQSIKCEMVQTSQCSYDTISMTTVNERVEMDGYLATNDMYTDLINDRKGVNDDYTKQKLVYESDVATLDEEERTTGVSMETDANWENSDTETISDVNDETISTVSGHSSDIAASPCHQSDEERKSENALDNSHGKGFEKVEIKTKEANFSAQEGAVHNMTPKQRTKAKKTRKKKNFSSKEKHSKNTGVVPGRKRHTRPKITSEEDLEHHREKVNKIFTNSKDNAENLCERCGLSFKSSSNLEVHQQRADCSERKCRFCGKKFPYREWQEHLLNDHVTELIIYECHVCEKQFVHRGRFYHHLKGHEVDGNAFNCDVCGATFGAVGSLQKHKLKHTGTELQCDYCEYKTHYKYQLNIHMKRHSNSEAFDCKFCGKHLVSLSSLNNHIQRFHIQSKHQCTDCKKEFAFLDELNHHIARHHQDNINHFICEKCGKGFHTKILLNGHLRQTHSESPVQCEVCGKQFNYYSKLWAHSQIHNKAMYQSHQCELCPRKFMSRAKVKVHMISAHSDERPHQCELCGYSCKLKGNLTKHMKVHNR; this is encoded by the exons ATGGCAGGGCATATCTTTATGACTTCAACTTCGCCAAGGAAGGTTATGATAGACTCGCTTTTTGATCAG GGTGAAGAATTAATGGAAAAGCTTGGATGTCAGCTGTTTATCCTTGTCTCAGAAGATGGAATCTGTTCAAGTTTTATGGGAAGTGAAGTCTTCTTGAAAGAGTTCTGTTCATCTGGACTGAAAATAAAACCATGGGATGTTCTCAGAATTAGGAAAAATATTCAGACACAACCAAACTTGTGGATCGCAGAAGACAATGGGTGTAGTCAACAAATATTGcacagaaataaacaacaagaaaCGGACAGTAACATTCACAATAATCAATCTATAAAGTGTGAAATGGTACAGACGTCCCAATGCTCATATGATACAATCTCCATGACAACTGTTAATGAGAGAGTTGAAATGGATGGTTACTTGGCAACCAATGATATGTACACTGACTTGATAAATGATAGAAAAGGAGTCAACGATGATTATACAAAACAGAAGCTGGTCTATGAATCAGATGTTGCAACTTTGGATGAAGAGGAAAGGACAACTggtgtttccatggaaactgatGCAAATTGGGAGAATTCTGACACAGAAACAATATCAGATGTGAATGATGAAACAATAAGTACTGTAAGTGGGCATAGCAGTGATATTGCTGCATCACCATGCCACCAGAGTGATGAAGAAAGAAAGTCTGAGAATGCCTTGGACAATAGTCATGGAAAAGGCTTTGAAAAGGTTGAAATAAAGACAAAGGAAGCAAACTTTTCAGctcaagagggcgctgttcacaaCATGACACCTAAACAGAGGACGAAGGCGAAAAAGACcagaaagaagaagaattttagtAGCAAGGAAAAACATAGCAAAAATACTGGAGTAGTTCCTGGGCGGAAACGTCATACCCGTCCAAAGATAACATCAGAAGAAGATCTTGAACATCACAgagaaaaagtaaataaaatctTCACAAATTCCAAAGACAATGCTGAAAATTTATGCGAAAGATGTGGATTGTCATTTAAGAGTTCCAGCAATTTAGAAGTTCATCAACAGAGAGCAGATTGCTCTGAAAGGAAATGTCGATTTTGTGGAAAGAAGTTTCCATACAGAGAGTGGCAAGAACATTTGCTTAATGATCATGTGACAGAATTAATAATTTATGAGTGCCATgtctgtgaaaaacagttcGTGCATCGTGGAAGattttatcatcatttgaagggtcatgaagtGGATGGGAATGCTTTCAATTGTGATGTCTGTGGTGCCACATTTGGAGCAGTAGGCTCATTGCAAAAGCATAAATTGAAACATACGGGTACAGAACTTCAATGTGACTACTGTGAATATAAGACTCATTACAAATATCAACTTAACATTCACATGAAACGACATAGCAATAGTGAAGCCTTTGACTGTAAATTCTGTGGTAAGCATTTGGTCAGTTTAAGTAGCCTAAACAACCACATCCAACGATTTCACATTCAGTCTAAACATCAGTGTACAGATTGCAAGAAGGAGTTTGCATTTCTGGATGAGTTGAACCATCACATAGCACGACATCATCAGGACAACATCAATCatttcatctgtgaaaagtgcGGTAAAGGTTTTCACACTAAAATTCTACTGAACGGCCACTTGAGACAAACACACAGTGAAAGCCCTGTACAGTGTGAGGTCTGTGGGAAACAGTTTAATTACTACTCAAAGCTTTGGGCGCACTCACAAATCCATAACAAAGCCATGTATCAATCACATCAGTGTGAACTTTGCCCTAGAAAGTTCATGAGTAGGGCAAAGGTCAAAGTGCACATGATATCAGCCCATTCTGATGAAAGACCTCATCAGTGTGAGCTGTGTGGGTATTCCTGTAAACTTAAAGGTAACTTGACAAAACACATGAAAGTACACAACAGATAG